The following proteins are encoded in a genomic region of Sporichthya brevicatena:
- a CDS encoding acyltransferase family protein has protein sequence MTDEVAGPRHRASKPTTKGLSGTADRPHGGSRFRADVEGLRAIAVGLVLIYHAGLSELSGGFVGVDVFFVISGFLITSLLLAEFDRRGTVSLVEFYARRAKRLLPAACIVLVVTAIGARLVLPEYRWDVTGGDIVAAAFYFVNWRLADRSVDYLAEDVAPSPVQHFWSLAVEEQFYIVWPVLLVVVALLARRFGHGRRLLTIGLIGIAVSSFWYSLSETDANPARAFFVTPTRMWELAVGGLVAVAVGVLPRIPRLVALVLGWGGLVAVVAAGFVVEETMPWPGWRAALPVLGTAAVIAAGPAVGRAGPAVVLGTKPMCWIGGLSYSLYLWHWPLLVLADEHYDGISTKQGLVVVAISAVPAWITHKLVENPVRHSRVLSARPKLALGVGLNVTVAAAVGGLALAAVVGGTGGNLRPNPVRAERDVPDLYAKGCQQNQVSAEVVTCEYGPADATTTIAVFGDSKIAQWVPALQALLPRNDLRVVTYTKSACAPADVDTNGNEGLYTSCREWVGNVLTELTGPAKPDFVLTSQRIPTAAGPTPEARRTTMRDGLDSTWARLEAAGIRVVVLADTPSPPFTVWQCVAENRSDWSTCEFERDPAVANSAAPLLREAVAGPQSDPAFIDLTADICPAPICPPVIGDVLVYRQGSHLTATFVKELAPVLGVALKSAGVPLPAVQLPTPTPAP, from the coding sequence GTGACGGACGAGGTCGCGGGTCCGCGGCACCGGGCGAGCAAGCCCACCACCAAGGGTCTCTCGGGGACCGCGGACCGACCGCACGGCGGCTCGCGCTTCCGGGCGGACGTCGAGGGGCTGCGCGCGATCGCGGTCGGCCTGGTCCTGATCTACCACGCGGGGCTGTCCGAACTGTCCGGCGGCTTCGTCGGCGTCGACGTCTTCTTCGTCATCTCCGGCTTCCTCATCACGAGTCTGCTGCTCGCCGAGTTCGACCGTCGCGGCACCGTCTCGCTCGTCGAGTTCTACGCCCGCCGCGCCAAGCGTCTGCTGCCCGCCGCCTGCATCGTGCTGGTCGTCACCGCGATCGGGGCGCGCCTGGTCCTGCCCGAGTACCGCTGGGACGTCACCGGCGGCGACATCGTGGCCGCCGCGTTCTACTTCGTGAACTGGCGGCTGGCGGACCGGTCCGTCGACTATCTCGCCGAGGACGTCGCGCCCTCCCCCGTCCAGCACTTCTGGTCGCTCGCGGTCGAGGAGCAGTTCTACATCGTCTGGCCGGTGCTGCTGGTCGTCGTCGCGCTGCTGGCCCGCCGGTTCGGCCACGGCCGGCGGCTGCTGACGATCGGCCTGATCGGCATCGCGGTCTCCTCGTTCTGGTACTCGCTCTCCGAGACCGACGCCAACCCCGCCCGTGCGTTCTTCGTGACCCCGACCCGGATGTGGGAGCTCGCGGTGGGCGGCCTGGTCGCCGTCGCCGTCGGGGTGCTCCCGCGCATCCCGCGCCTGGTGGCCCTCGTGCTCGGCTGGGGCGGCCTGGTCGCGGTCGTGGCCGCCGGCTTCGTCGTCGAGGAGACCATGCCGTGGCCCGGTTGGCGCGCGGCGCTGCCCGTCCTGGGCACCGCGGCGGTCATCGCCGCCGGCCCGGCCGTCGGCCGCGCCGGACCTGCCGTCGTGCTCGGCACCAAGCCGATGTGCTGGATCGGCGGGCTCTCGTACTCGCTCTACCTGTGGCACTGGCCGTTGCTGGTCCTCGCCGACGAGCACTACGACGGCATCTCCACCAAGCAGGGGCTCGTGGTCGTGGCGATCAGCGCCGTGCCCGCGTGGATCACCCACAAGCTGGTGGAGAACCCGGTCCGGCACAGCCGCGTCCTGTCGGCCCGGCCGAAGCTCGCCCTCGGCGTCGGCCTGAACGTCACCGTCGCGGCCGCGGTCGGCGGGCTCGCCCTCGCGGCGGTCGTCGGGGGTACCGGCGGCAATCTCCGCCCGAACCCGGTGCGCGCGGAACGCGACGTGCCGGACCTCTACGCCAAGGGCTGCCAGCAGAACCAGGTCTCCGCCGAGGTCGTCACCTGCGAGTACGGCCCCGCGGACGCGACGACCACGATCGCGGTGTTCGGCGACTCGAAGATCGCCCAGTGGGTGCCGGCCCTGCAGGCGCTGCTGCCCCGCAACGACCTGCGCGTCGTGACCTACACGAAGTCCGCGTGCGCCCCCGCCGACGTCGACACCAACGGCAACGAGGGGCTCTACACGAGCTGCCGTGAGTGGGTCGGCAACGTCCTGACCGAGCTCACCGGTCCGGCCAAGCCCGACTTCGTCCTGACCTCGCAGCGGATCCCCACCGCGGCCGGCCCGACGCCGGAGGCCCGGCGGACCACCATGCGTGACGGACTCGACTCGACCTGGGCCCGGCTGGAGGCCGCGGGGATCCGCGTCGTCGTCCTCGCGGACACGCCCTCGCCCCCGTTCACGGTCTGGCAGTGCGTCGCCGAGAACCGGTCGGACTGGTCGACGTGCGAGTTCGAGCGCGACCCGGCGGTGGCCAACAGCGCCGCTCCCCTGCTGCGCGAGGCCGTGGCCGGTCCGCAGTCCGACCCGGCCTTCATCGACCTGACCGCGGACATCTGCCCCGCGCCGATCTGCCCGCCGGTCATCGGCGACGTGCTCGTCTACCGGCAGGGCTCCCACCTGACGGCGACCTTCGTGAAGGAACTCGCCCCGGTGCTCGGCGTCGCGCTCAAGTCGGCCGGGGTCCCGCTCCCCGCGGTCCAGCTCCCCACCCCGACCCCGGCCCCGTGA
- a CDS encoding PH domain-containing protein, whose product MGYPKRLLLDGEEIVLDLRPHWWFLSKHIAVGVPVVAFGVFALTLDGDTGTVVGWLAAVLFVVWLLWFTARLLQWLSTHFVLTTERLIYRKGLVAKHGRDVPLNRVNNIDMSQTVFERILRSGDLLIESAGESGQQRFTDIKRPEYVQREINRAVEANDVRERTGGMPAAPSVPSQIAELAALRDQGVISEAEFQAKKAELLNRM is encoded by the coding sequence ATGGGATACCCGAAGCGGCTTCTGCTGGACGGCGAGGAGATCGTCCTCGACCTGCGTCCGCACTGGTGGTTCTTGTCCAAGCACATCGCGGTCGGGGTACCCGTGGTCGCGTTCGGGGTCTTCGCCCTGACGCTGGACGGGGACACCGGCACGGTCGTCGGTTGGCTCGCGGCCGTGCTGTTCGTGGTCTGGCTGCTCTGGTTCACCGCCCGCCTGCTGCAGTGGCTGAGCACCCACTTCGTCCTCACCACGGAGCGGCTGATCTACCGCAAGGGCCTGGTCGCCAAGCACGGCCGGGACGTCCCGCTGAACCGGGTCAACAACATCGACATGAGCCAGACGGTGTTCGAGCGGATCCTGCGCTCGGGCGACCTGCTCATCGAGTCCGCGGGGGAGAGCGGGCAGCAGCGGTTCACCGACATCAAGCGCCCCGAGTACGTGCAGCGCGAGATCAACCGCGCCGTCGAGGCCAACGACGTCCGGGAGCGCACCGGCGGGATGCCGGCCGCGCCGTCGGTGCCGAGTCAGATCGCCGAACTCGCGGCACTTCGCGACCAGGGCGTGATCTCCGAGGCCGAGTTCCAGGCGAAGAAGGCGGAACTGCTCAACCGGATGTGA
- a CDS encoding class I SAM-dependent methyltransferase — protein MNTPRVDPANAESLRTWDGTDGEYWATNADAFDATLAAYMEPFFETADLRPAERVLDIGCGCGRTTIDAARRTSPGRAMGVDLSAAMLDVARHRAQAEQVANIEFVQADAQVYHFEPGGFDVVLSRFGVMFFADPPTAFANIARALRPGGRVLFAVWQSPAHNTWMQVIRDSLAMGRDLPAPPPDAPGPTSLADPDRVRHLLTGAGLHKVKLTGVRRPACFGTDLESAYEFVSGQPCVRFLLKDLDDAARAEGLAALRATIAEHLTGDGLLLDSAAWFVTAVRH, from the coding sequence GTGAACACGCCGCGGGTCGACCCGGCGAACGCGGAGTCGCTGCGCACCTGGGACGGGACCGACGGCGAGTACTGGGCGACCAACGCCGACGCCTTCGACGCCACGCTCGCGGCGTACATGGAGCCGTTCTTCGAGACCGCCGACCTGCGGCCGGCCGAGCGGGTCCTCGACATCGGCTGCGGGTGCGGCCGGACGACGATCGACGCCGCGCGCCGCACCTCGCCGGGCCGCGCGATGGGGGTGGACCTCTCGGCGGCGATGCTCGACGTCGCCCGGCACCGGGCGCAGGCCGAGCAGGTCGCGAACATCGAGTTCGTCCAGGCCGACGCGCAGGTCTACCACTTCGAACCGGGCGGGTTCGACGTCGTGCTCAGCCGGTTCGGGGTGATGTTCTTCGCCGACCCGCCGACGGCCTTCGCCAACATCGCCCGGGCCCTGCGCCCGGGCGGCCGTGTGCTGTTCGCGGTGTGGCAGTCGCCGGCGCACAACACTTGGATGCAGGTCATCCGGGACTCCCTGGCGATGGGCCGGGACCTGCCGGCGCCCCCGCCGGACGCGCCCGGCCCGACGTCGCTGGCCGACCCCGACCGGGTCCGGCACCTGCTCACCGGGGCGGGACTGCACAAGGTGAAGCTGACCGGTGTCCGGCGGCCGGCGTGCTTCGGGACCGACCTGGAGTCGGCCTACGAGTTCGTCTCCGGGCAGCCGTGCGTCCGGTTCCTCCTCAAGGACCTGGACGACGCCGCGCGCGCGGAGGGCCTCGCCGCCCTGCGCGCCACGATCGCCGAGCACCTCACCGGCGACGGACTGCTGCTGGACTCCGCGGCGTGGTTCGTCACGGCGGTGCGGCACTGA
- a CDS encoding homogentisate 1,2-dioxygenase, producing the protein MPYYRVAGAIPPKRHTQFRRPDGGLYSEELMGAEGFSSDSALLYHAHVPSAIVDSRGWDLPDLTTTPNHPLRPRHLRLHALGEQGNWRTADAVTCRRLVLGNADVRISYAAVGAGSPLYRNAIGDECVYVEGGTATVETLFGAIDAGPGDYVVIPRGTTHRWVPTGDSAGGSTPLRLYAIEANSHITPPKRYLSARGQFLEHAPYCERDLRPPGEPPLIEATDVEVYVKHRGAQGVVGSIVTHATHPFDVVGWDGCLYPYAFNLADFEPITGRVHQPPPVHQVFEATNLVVCNFVPRKVDYHPLAVPVPYYHSNVDSDEVMFYVGGNYEARKGSGIGLGSISLHPGGHAHGPQPGAAEASLGVERFDETAVMVDTFRPLELGEGARACEDPDYAWSWAGRGSGATGMDA; encoded by the coding sequence ATGCCCTACTACCGGGTGGCGGGAGCGATCCCGCCCAAGCGCCACACGCAGTTCCGCCGGCCCGACGGCGGGCTCTACTCCGAGGAGCTCATGGGCGCCGAGGGGTTCTCCTCGGACTCCGCGCTGCTCTACCACGCGCACGTGCCGTCGGCGATCGTCGACAGCCGCGGCTGGGACCTCCCGGATCTGACGACGACTCCGAATCACCCGCTCCGGCCCCGGCACCTGCGGCTGCACGCCCTCGGCGAGCAGGGGAACTGGCGGACCGCCGACGCGGTGACGTGCCGTCGGCTGGTGCTCGGCAACGCCGACGTCCGCATCAGTTACGCCGCCGTGGGCGCCGGCTCGCCGCTGTACCGCAACGCGATCGGCGACGAGTGCGTGTACGTCGAGGGCGGGACCGCGACGGTCGAGACGCTGTTCGGTGCGATCGACGCCGGCCCCGGCGACTACGTCGTGATCCCGCGCGGGACGACCCACCGCTGGGTGCCGACGGGTGACTCCGCCGGCGGGTCGACACCGCTGCGCCTGTACGCGATCGAGGCCAACTCCCACATCACGCCGCCGAAGCGGTATCTCTCCGCCCGCGGCCAGTTCCTCGAGCACGCGCCCTACTGCGAGCGGGACCTCCGCCCGCCGGGGGAGCCGCCGCTGATCGAGGCCACCGACGTCGAGGTGTACGTCAAGCACCGCGGGGCGCAGGGCGTCGTCGGCTCGATCGTCACCCACGCCACCCACCCGTTCGACGTCGTCGGGTGGGACGGGTGCCTGTACCCGTACGCCTTCAACCTCGCCGACTTCGAACCGATCACCGGGCGGGTGCACCAGCCGCCGCCGGTCCATCAGGTCTTCGAGGCCACCAACCTCGTCGTCTGCAACTTCGTGCCGCGCAAGGTGGACTACCACCCGCTCGCCGTGCCGGTGCCGTACTACCACTCGAACGTCGACTCCGACGAGGTCATGTTCTACGTCGGCGGCAACTACGAGGCGCGCAAGGGCTCGGGGATCGGGCTGGGCTCGATCTCGCTGCACCCCGGCGGCCACGCCCACGGCCCGCAGCCGGGGGCGGCCGAGGCGAGCCTCGGCGTGGAGCGCTTCGACGAGACCGCCGTCATGGTCGACACCTTCCGGCCGCTGGAGCTCGGTGAGGGGGCGCGGGCCTGCGAGGACCCGGACTACGCCTGGTCGTGGGCGGGCCGAGGGTCCGGGGCGACCGGGATGGACGCGTGA
- a CDS encoding nucleoside triphosphate pyrophosphatase, whose product MPHLILASASPARLTTLRRAGLNPEVIVSDVDETAVFGPTPAATAELLATMKAEAVVGRIEPVPGTVVLGCDSLLELDGQALGKPETTEAATERWRAMRGRTGVLHTGHCLMEPATGRRAVATASTTVRFADVTDAEIGAYVATGEPLRVAGAFTIDGRGGAFVEGIEGDHHNVVGVSLPLLRRLCAALGIAWTALWELPA is encoded by the coding sequence GTGCCGCACCTGATTCTTGCCTCCGCCTCCCCCGCCCGCCTCACCACGCTGCGGCGGGCCGGGCTGAACCCGGAGGTGATCGTCAGCGACGTCGACGAGACCGCGGTGTTCGGCCCAACGCCCGCGGCGACCGCCGAACTGCTCGCGACCATGAAGGCCGAGGCCGTGGTGGGGCGCATCGAGCCGGTGCCGGGCACCGTCGTCCTCGGGTGCGACTCCCTGCTCGAACTCGACGGCCAGGCGCTCGGCAAGCCCGAGACCACGGAGGCCGCGACCGAGCGGTGGCGCGCGATGCGTGGCCGCACCGGCGTGCTGCACACCGGCCACTGCCTGATGGAGCCGGCCACCGGCCGCCGCGCGGTCGCGACCGCCTCGACCACCGTCCGGTTCGCCGACGTCACCGACGCCGAGATCGGGGCCTACGTCGCCACCGGCGAACCCCTCCGGGTGGCGGGCGCCTTCACGATCGACGGCCGCGGCGGCGCGTTCGTCGAGGGCATCGAGGGCGACCACCACAACGTCGTCGGCGTCTCCCTGCCGCTGCTCCGCCGCCTCTGCGCCGCCCTCGGCATCGCCTGGACCGCCCTCTGGGAGCTCCCCGCCTGA
- a CDS encoding exo-alpha-sialidase, translating to MSSALVAIGTAKGLFLARSDDDRRSWSLTGPHFGMSEVYSAAIDTRGGRTRILAGAMSWHWGPMVVRSDDLGATWVDTERGAVRFPEGTDAAVARVWQLAPAPADQPGVVYAGVEPSALFRSTDGGETFSLVEGLWNHPHRKEWQPGGGGQALHTVLPHPTHPDRVLVAMSTGGVYRTTDGGESWSPANRGIEADFLPGDEPEFGQCVHKVARNPQRPEQLFAQNHGGVYRSDDGGDRWVSIVEGLPADFGFPMVADPNVPGSVFVFPIVSGEERFPPERKCRVYRTDDAGATWSALTNGLPADPHYGAVLRDGMCADDADPVGVYFGNRNGEVYATADRGESWQQIAAHLPPVLCVKAAVLPEPA from the coding sequence ATGTCCAGCGCGCTGGTAGCGATCGGCACGGCGAAAGGGCTGTTCCTGGCCCGCAGCGACGACGACCGGAGGAGCTGGTCCCTGACCGGACCCCACTTCGGGATGAGCGAGGTCTACTCGGCCGCGATCGACACCCGCGGCGGGCGCACGCGCATCCTCGCCGGGGCGATGAGCTGGCACTGGGGCCCGATGGTCGTCCGGTCCGACGACCTCGGCGCGACCTGGGTCGACACCGAGCGCGGCGCGGTCCGGTTCCCGGAGGGGACGGACGCGGCGGTCGCGCGCGTCTGGCAACTCGCCCCGGCGCCGGCGGACCAGCCCGGCGTCGTCTACGCCGGTGTGGAGCCCTCCGCGCTGTTCCGCTCGACCGACGGCGGCGAGACGTTCTCGCTCGTCGAGGGCCTGTGGAACCACCCCCACCGCAAGGAGTGGCAGCCCGGCGGTGGCGGCCAGGCGCTGCACACCGTCCTGCCGCACCCGACCCACCCGGACCGGGTCCTGGTCGCGATGTCGACCGGCGGGGTCTACCGGACCACCGACGGGGGTGAGTCGTGGTCACCGGCGAACCGCGGGATCGAGGCCGACTTCCTGCCCGGCGACGAGCCGGAGTTCGGCCAGTGCGTGCACAAGGTGGCACGGAACCCGCAACGGCCCGAGCAGTTGTTCGCCCAGAACCACGGCGGGGTCTACCGCAGCGACGACGGCGGCGACCGCTGGGTCTCGATCGTCGAGGGCCTGCCGGCGGACTTCGGGTTCCCGATGGTCGCCGACCCGAACGTGCCCGGCTCGGTCTTCGTCTTCCCCATCGTGTCGGGCGAGGAGCGGTTCCCGCCCGAGCGCAAGTGCCGCGTCTACCGCACCGACGACGCGGGCGCGACGTGGTCGGCGCTGACCAACGGCCTCCCCGCGGACCCGCACTACGGGGCGGTGCTCCGCGACGGGATGTGCGCCGACGACGCCGACCCCGTCGGCGTGTACTTCGGCAACCGCAACGGCGAGGTCTACGCCACCGCCGACCGCGGCGAGAGCTGGCAGCAGATCGCGGCCCACCTGCCGCCGGTGCTGTGCGTGAAGGCCGCCGTGCTCCCGGAGCCGGCGTGA
- a CDS encoding ubiquitin-like small modifier protein 1 — MIEVPVRLPAILRGFAGGQAVLHVPLDGNATVGALLDRLAAERPALERRIRDERGVLRPHVNVFVHKTNVRDTGGLATEIPPGVEVLVIPAVSGG, encoded by the coding sequence GTGATCGAGGTCCCGGTCCGCCTGCCCGCGATCCTGCGTGGGTTCGCGGGCGGGCAGGCCGTCCTGCACGTGCCGCTCGACGGGAACGCGACCGTCGGCGCCCTCCTCGACCGGCTCGCGGCCGAGCGACCCGCGCTGGAACGGCGGATCCGCGACGAACGTGGCGTCCTGCGCCCGCACGTGAACGTGTTCGTGCACAAGACGAACGTCCGGGACACCGGTGGCCTCGCGACCGAGATCCCGCCCGGCGTCGAGGTGCTGGTGATCCCGGCGGTGTCCGGGGGCTAG
- a CDS encoding TetR family transcriptional regulator — protein sequence MGRWEPDAKGRLCAAALELYSEHGFEATTVAQIAERVGVTERTFFRYFADKREVLFSGAEALEEVMVAALAATPASTPALDQVAAALRAASDYFPPRELSRSRHEVITANADLRERELIKLARLSGALTDALRRRGVKEPAAGLAAETGMAVFKVAFARWVTSRGRRTFADFVDEALAQLHDLAGTTGAGAASGAH from the coding sequence ATGGGTCGTTGGGAGCCTGACGCGAAGGGTCGCCTCTGCGCCGCGGCGCTCGAGCTCTACAGCGAGCACGGGTTCGAGGCGACGACCGTCGCGCAGATCGCCGAACGCGTCGGCGTCACCGAGCGGACCTTCTTCCGCTACTTCGCGGACAAGCGTGAGGTGCTCTTCTCCGGGGCGGAGGCCTTGGAGGAGGTGATGGTCGCCGCGCTCGCCGCGACCCCGGCGTCGACCCCGGCGCTGGACCAGGTCGCCGCCGCGTTGCGGGCCGCGAGTGACTACTTCCCGCCGCGGGAGCTCTCCCGGAGCCGGCACGAGGTCATCACGGCCAACGCCGACCTGCGGGAGCGGGAGTTGATCAAGCTCGCCCGGCTCTCCGGGGCCCTCACCGACGCCCTGCGTCGCCGGGGCGTCAAGGAGCCCGCGGCCGGGCTGGCGGCCGAGACCGGGATGGCGGTCTTCAAGGTCGCGTTCGCGCGGTGGGTGACCTCCCGCGGCCGCCGTACGTTCGCCGACTTCGTCGACGAGGCCCTGGCCCAGTTGCACGACCTGGCCGGAACGACTGGAGCCGGCGCGGCATCGGGCGCACACTGA
- a CDS encoding SDR family oxidoreductase, whose protein sequence is MRIFVTGASGWIGVPTVTRLLAAGHEVVGLARSDAAAAAIPAGAEVVRGSLDDLDLLHAQAADSDGVVHLAFRHDIAFAGDFTGAVVSDRRAIDAFGDALKGSDKPFVLASGVLGLPGGRVITEDDRPDPAVHPRYANAAVTLDLAANAVRSVVVRFAPTVHGAGDHGFVAALVGIAQQTGVSGYLGDGTNRWPAVHVSDAADLVHRALERAPAGSVVHAMAEVGVPTRDIAEAIGRQLGVPARSIPPEQAAHFGFLAELFGMDAPTSSEITRRELGWNPSGPTLLEDLNVGAYSPR, encoded by the coding sequence ATGCGCATCTTCGTCACTGGAGCGTCCGGCTGGATCGGCGTTCCCACCGTGACCCGTCTGCTCGCCGCCGGCCACGAGGTGGTCGGGCTCGCCCGGTCCGACGCGGCTGCGGCCGCGATCCCGGCGGGGGCGGAGGTCGTCCGCGGGAGCCTGGACGACCTCGACCTGCTGCACGCGCAGGCCGCGGACTCCGACGGCGTCGTCCACCTCGCGTTCCGGCACGACATCGCCTTCGCGGGCGACTTCACCGGCGCCGTCGTCAGCGACCGGCGCGCGATCGACGCGTTCGGCGACGCCCTCAAGGGCTCGGACAAACCGTTCGTCCTCGCCTCCGGCGTGCTGGGACTGCCGGGCGGCCGGGTCATCACCGAGGACGACCGCCCGGACCCCGCGGTCCACCCGCGGTACGCCAACGCGGCCGTGACGCTCGACCTCGCGGCCAACGCCGTCCGGTCGGTCGTCGTGCGGTTCGCCCCCACGGTCCACGGGGCGGGCGACCACGGGTTCGTCGCCGCCCTCGTCGGGATCGCGCAGCAGACCGGAGTCTCGGGCTATCTCGGCGACGGGACGAACCGCTGGCCCGCGGTGCACGTCTCCGACGCCGCCGACCTCGTGCACCGGGCTCTGGAGCGAGCTCCGGCCGGTTCCGTCGTGCACGCCATGGCCGAGGTCGGCGTCCCGACCCGGGACATCGCCGAGGCGATCGGCCGACAGCTCGGAGTGCCGGCGCGATCGATCCCGCCGGAGCAGGCCGCGCACTTCGGCTTCCTCGCCGAGCTCTTCGGCATGGACGCGCCGACCTCGAGCGAGATCACGCGCCGCGAGCTGGGCTGGAACCCGTCGGGCCCGACCCTGCTCGAGGACCTCAACGTGGGCGCGTACTCGCCCCGTTGA
- a CDS encoding acyl-CoA carboxylase subunit epsilon has translation MTDIAITRGEPTAEEVAALVAVLCARPAGAAPLTGYEAWRRGRLAALNGASTRPR, from the coding sequence ATGACGGACATCGCGATCACTCGGGGTGAGCCGACGGCCGAGGAGGTCGCGGCGCTCGTCGCGGTGCTCTGCGCACGGCCTGCCGGCGCCGCCCCGCTCACCGGGTACGAGGCCTGGCGCCGCGGTCGGCTGGCTGCGCTCAACGGGGCGAGTACGCGCCCACGTTGA
- a CDS encoding acyl-CoA carboxylase subunit beta, with amino-acid sequence MTEDMAKAVAAAREATLVPNASALKKLGAQNKLHVRARLDLLFDEGTFVEDGQLANALAVGLPADGVVTGRGLVDGRPALVVANDPAVKAGSWGARTVEKIVRLTETALREELPVFWLIDSAGARITDQVEMFPGRRGAGRIFHNQVALSGRVPQICCLFGPSAAGGAYIPAFCDLVIMVDGNASMYLGSPRMAEMVVGEKVSLEEMGGARMHVSVSGCGDQLAVDDEDAIEQAKAYFSYLPTCWREQPPEFAPEEPARPLTAEVIPAKESQPFDVHDLLDALLDEDSFFEVKPMFAAELVVGFGRLDGKVVGILANNSAVKGGVLFTDSADKAARFIWCCDAYNIPLLYLADVPGFMIGSEVERQGIIRHGAKMITAVSEATVPQISVIVRKAYGAGLYAMCGPGFGPDACIALPTGRIAVMGPEAAVNAVYFNKIAEIADETERAEFVAARRAEYEADVDLLRLAADLVIDAIITPEELRAELVARFRQSVGKSRHFTERRHGVPPV; translated from the coding sequence ATGACCGAGGACATGGCCAAGGCGGTCGCCGCCGCGCGTGAGGCCACGCTCGTGCCCAACGCCTCCGCGCTGAAGAAGCTCGGGGCCCAGAACAAGCTGCACGTCCGGGCGCGGCTCGACCTGCTCTTCGACGAGGGCACGTTCGTCGAGGACGGCCAACTCGCCAACGCGCTCGCCGTCGGCCTCCCCGCCGACGGTGTCGTCACCGGGCGGGGACTGGTCGACGGCCGGCCCGCGCTGGTCGTCGCCAACGACCCCGCGGTCAAGGCCGGCTCCTGGGGCGCCCGCACCGTCGAGAAGATCGTGCGCCTCACCGAGACCGCGCTGCGCGAGGAGTTGCCGGTCTTCTGGCTGATCGACTCCGCCGGTGCCCGCATCACCGACCAGGTCGAGATGTTCCCGGGTCGTCGCGGCGCAGGCCGGATCTTCCACAACCAGGTCGCGCTCTCCGGTCGCGTCCCGCAGATCTGCTGCCTGTTCGGCCCGTCGGCCGCCGGTGGCGCCTACATCCCGGCGTTCTGCGACCTCGTGATCATGGTCGACGGCAACGCCTCGATGTACCTCGGTTCGCCGCGCATGGCCGAGATGGTCGTCGGCGAGAAGGTCTCCCTGGAGGAGATGGGCGGCGCGCGGATGCACGTCTCCGTCTCCGGCTGCGGCGACCAGCTCGCCGTCGACGACGAGGACGCGATCGAGCAGGCCAAAGCCTACTTCTCCTACCTGCCGACCTGCTGGCGGGAGCAGCCGCCGGAGTTCGCGCCCGAGGAGCCGGCGCGGCCGCTGACCGCCGAGGTCATCCCGGCGAAGGAGAGCCAGCCCTTCGACGTCCACGACCTGCTGGACGCCCTGCTCGACGAGGACTCCTTCTTCGAGGTCAAGCCGATGTTCGCGGCCGAGCTCGTCGTCGGCTTCGGCCGGCTCGACGGCAAGGTCGTCGGCATCCTCGCGAACAACTCGGCGGTCAAGGGCGGGGTGCTGTTCACCGACTCCGCCGACAAGGCCGCCCGGTTCATCTGGTGCTGCGACGCCTACAACATCCCGCTGCTGTACCTGGCCGACGTCCCCGGCTTCATGATCGGGTCCGAGGTCGAGCGGCAGGGGATCATCCGTCACGGCGCGAAGATGATTACCGCCGTCTCCGAGGCGACGGTCCCTCAGATCTCGGTGATCGTGCGGAAGGCCTACGGCGCCGGGCTCTACGCGATGTGCGGCCCGGGCTTCGGCCCCGACGCCTGCATCGCGCTCCCGACCGGCCGGATCGCGGTCATGGGTCCCGAGGCCGCCGTCAACGCCGTGTACTTCAATAAGATCGCCGAGATCGCCGACGAGACCGAGCGCGCCGAGTTCGTCGCCGCCCGGCGTGCCGAGTACGAGGCCGACGTCGACCTGCTCCGCCTGGCCGCCGACCTCGTCATCGACGCGATCATCACGCCGGAGGAGCTGCGGGCGGAGCTCGTCGCGCGCTTCCGGCAGTCGGTCGGCAAGTCCCGGCACTTCACCGAGCGCCGGCACGGGGTTCCGCCGGTATGA